In Parasegetibacter sp. NRK P23, a single genomic region encodes these proteins:
- a CDS encoding efflux RND transporter periplasmic adaptor subunit: protein MKRNKPLLVVLLLIAVAILSYFLFFSKKETSAELVHQVKKGDFEVMITTSGELRSKSNTRIMAPPELQQVGVYQIKISDMVAEGSTVKEGEFVASLDNSSLMDKMNQQRIEIEKMNAQIKQATLDTMLEMRGLRDEIQNLEYDLKQKVLEKEQSRFEAPAEINRVQLDYEKTERTLKQKKENYKTKQIQAQTKLQIYGSDMAQLMNRNERLMRLMQQLNITAPKGGMVIYEKNWNGQKKAVGSQIDLWSPTVATLPDLTQMEVFTYVNEVDVQRVRVGQKVSIALDASPDKKLEGVVKSVANIGEERPNSDAKVFEVLIDVTTKDDELRPAMTVSCKILTEQYKDVVQVPLESIFSESAKSFVYLRKDGVLQKQQVVVHSSNETAAIISNGLAGGETIFLSLPSDTSGLAFKGIDAKQTKKPAQLITLDSSLVKQMKEMAAKEAKQSAPASSGMVIIESE from the coding sequence ATGAAAAGAAACAAACCCTTACTCGTGGTACTGCTCCTTATTGCAGTTGCCATCCTTTCCTATTTCCTCTTCTTCAGCAAAAAAGAAACATCCGCCGAACTGGTACACCAGGTAAAGAAAGGTGATTTTGAAGTGATGATCACCACTTCCGGAGAACTTCGAAGCAAAAGCAATACACGGATCATGGCGCCGCCCGAACTGCAACAGGTGGGGGTTTACCAGATCAAAATCTCCGACATGGTCGCCGAAGGAAGCACCGTAAAGGAAGGTGAATTTGTTGCCAGCCTGGACAACAGCTCCCTCATGGATAAAATGAACCAGCAGCGGATCGAGATCGAAAAAATGAACGCACAGATCAAGCAGGCTACCCTGGATACCATGCTTGAAATGAGGGGCCTCCGCGATGAAATCCAGAACCTCGAATACGACCTGAAACAAAAGGTGCTTGAAAAAGAGCAAAGCAGGTTTGAAGCCCCCGCTGAAATTAACAGGGTGCAACTGGATTATGAGAAAACAGAAAGAACCCTTAAGCAGAAAAAAGAAAACTACAAAACAAAGCAAATACAGGCCCAGACCAAACTCCAGATCTACGGAAGCGATATGGCGCAACTCATGAACCGGAACGAGCGGCTCATGCGCCTGATGCAACAACTGAACATCACCGCGCCCAAAGGGGGAATGGTGATCTACGAAAAGAACTGGAACGGCCAGAAAAAAGCCGTCGGCTCCCAGATCGACCTCTGGAGCCCCACAGTGGCCACCCTGCCCGACCTCACACAAATGGAAGTGTTCACCTACGTAAACGAAGTGGACGTGCAACGTGTTCGTGTGGGGCAGAAAGTGAGTATCGCCCTCGATGCTTCTCCCGATAAGAAGTTGGAAGGCGTGGTGAAATCCGTCGCCAATATCGGGGAAGAGCGGCCCAACAGCGACGCCAAAGTATTCGAGGTACTCATAGATGTAACCACGAAAGACGATGAACTTCGTCCGGCCATGACCGTCTCCTGTAAGATACTTACCGAGCAATACAAAGATGTGGTACAGGTGCCTCTAGAAAGTATTTTTTCTGAAAGCGCAAAAAGCTTCGTGTACCTCCGTAAAGACGGTGTACTTCAAAAACAACAAGTGGTGGTGCATAGTTCCAATGAAACCGCGGCCATCATCAGTAACGGGCTTGCTGGTGGCGAAACAATTTTTCTTTCTCTCCCTTCCGATACTTCGGGACTGGCCTTTAAAGGCATAGATGCGAAGCAAACCAAAAAGCCAGCTCAATTGATCACGCTAGATAGCAGTCTGGTCAAACAAATGAAAGAGATGGCTGCCAAAGAAGCGAAGCAAAGTGCGCCGGCGAGTTCAGGCATGGTGATCATTGAATCTGAATAA
- a CDS encoding ABC transporter permease: MNYLQRLWFNFRIGLSALLTNRVRALLTSLGIIFGVASVIAMLAIGKGAEREILQQIKQVGSNNIVVKAVIPGSGRQEPAAEQSDESGEEKAVEKNMAPKRNVSSGLRLADVENLLQIPSISYISAESEMDVNILYQGISGKGKLTGVTNHFFESTNTKLAKGKLFTEQHLAEAIPVCIIGWNIEKKYFPGINPIGQSIKCGREWLKIVGVLEQGATIGKESARFSIRDVNEQIFTPLPTMLMRIQDRSRLTPYKMQMYRNSGARGNYHQLDKMVIHVAETGMVQPTVELMTRMLNRRHGGSKDVEIIVPELLLKQEQKTKQLFNIVLAIIASISLIVGGIGIMNIMLASVLERTREIGLRLAIGATKKDVVLQFLSEAISLCVTGGLIGVLLGVGISIAIEKVTDIETSVSLFSIMLSFSISALTGLLFGWFPARKAAANNPVVSLKSE; encoded by the coding sequence ATGAATTACTTACAGCGGTTGTGGTTCAACTTCCGGATCGGTCTGTCCGCGTTGTTGACCAACAGAGTGCGCGCCTTGCTCACCTCTCTCGGCATCATATTCGGTGTGGCGTCAGTGATCGCCATGCTGGCCATCGGGAAGGGGGCAGAAAGGGAGATACTTCAGCAGATCAAACAGGTTGGCTCCAATAATATCGTTGTGAAAGCAGTGATTCCCGGTTCAGGACGTCAGGAGCCAGCAGCGGAACAGTCGGATGAATCCGGAGAGGAAAAAGCCGTTGAAAAGAACATGGCCCCTAAAAGGAATGTTTCTTCCGGTTTACGACTCGCGGATGTTGAAAACCTCCTCCAGATACCTTCCATTTCGTATATCAGCGCCGAATCAGAAATGGATGTCAATATTCTTTACCAGGGTATTTCCGGTAAGGGAAAACTAACCGGTGTTACCAATCATTTCTTTGAATCCACCAATACCAAACTGGCCAAGGGCAAACTTTTTACGGAACAACACCTGGCTGAAGCCATTCCGGTATGCATCATTGGCTGGAACATTGAAAAGAAATATTTCCCGGGCATTAACCCTATCGGCCAGTCCATCAAATGTGGGCGCGAGTGGTTAAAAATTGTCGGTGTGTTGGAGCAGGGTGCAACCATTGGAAAAGAGTCTGCCCGGTTCTCGATCCGTGATGTGAATGAGCAGATATTCACCCCGCTACCCACCATGCTTATGCGCATACAGGACCGTTCCCGTCTAACGCCATATAAGATGCAAATGTACCGGAATTCCGGGGCAAGAGGCAACTACCACCAACTGGACAAAATGGTCATACATGTTGCTGAGACCGGCATGGTACAACCCACCGTTGAGCTGATGACCAGGATGCTGAACAGGCGGCACGGCGGCAGCAAAGATGTGGAGATCATTGTACCGGAATTGCTGTTGAAGCAGGAACAAAAAACAAAACAACTTTTTAATATCGTACTGGCCATTATCGCCTCTATCTCATTGATCGTCGGGGGCATCGGCATCATGAACATCATGCTGGCCTCCGTACTGGAAAGAACCAGGGAGATAGGACTTCGGCTCGCCATCGGCGCCACCAAAAAGGATGTGGTGCTTCAATTCCTGAGTGAGGCTATCAGCTTATGCGTTACCGGTGGCCTTATTGGTGTGCTGCTGGGCGTGGGCATCAGCATCGCGATCGAGAAAGTGACGGATATTGAAACTTCAGTGAGCCTTTTCTCCATCATGCTTTCTTTTTCCATTTCAGCACTTACCGGACTACTTTTCGGTTGGTTCCCGGCCCGGAAGGCGGCCGCCAACAACCCGGTTGTCAGTTTAAAAAGCGAATAA